The following nucleotide sequence is from Prosthecobacter dejongeii.
CTGACTTTCTTAGCGCGACCGGAGTGTCCGTGCGCGACCGTTCCCGATAGGCCCATCCGCTTTTGAAAAAAGGACACACCGCAAGAGATAGGAACACCGCAGAGAAGAGTTTTTCAGAAGGGTTTTCTCTGCGGTTTTCTTACCTCTGTGGTGTTTCAGGCTTGGGGGCGCGCTGGGGAGTGGAATGGGTCGATGGTGGGGGCGAACGAGGGTGGGGGGAGAGGTGCGTGCGCGCTGGGGGAGTTAGGCGAATAGGATATTCGCGCTCCGGCACGGGGGTGTGCGGGGGTGTGGGGAGGTGAGGGGTGGACGTCTCGGTGCGAGCGACTTTCTCGCGCCCCTCCGGGGCGCAGCGGGTGGTGACGCGTTTTTGGTTAGGCTGGGTCCGGGGGTTCTCGGTGCTGCGCACCTTCACCCCCGGCTATTGTTCTTTCGCCCCTCCGGGGCGGGGGGAGGTGCCAGAGGGCGGACGGTGCGTGCTGGGGCGGACGCATCACTCGGAGAGTGATGAATACTGTACCTTTGCCCCTCACGCCCAAGGCTCACGCCAGGCAGCGGCGGAAAAAATCCACCGTCATGCCCAGTGCTTGGCGCGCCAGCTCGGCATCGTAACGCAGGCCTTCATCGCGGAGGAAGGCGTGCGCGGCATTGAACTCATGCCAGGTGAAGTTCACCCCCGCCGCCGTCAGGGTCTGGTAGATGAGCGCGCGCCCTTCCGCAGGCACGTGCGGATCCTGCCGCCCAAAGACCAGCATCAGCTCTCCGGCGATCTCCGCCGCGCGGGCCAGCGAATCATCGTTCATCCCCGCCCCCAGGCTGCGCTTGTGCAGATCCGTCGGGTAAAAACAGGCCGCAGCGGCGACATCCGGCTGCAGGGCTGCGCGATACGTCAGATGCCCGCCGATGCAGGGGCCGAAGGACCCCAGCCGCCCGGTGCAGGCCTCATGCCCCTTCAGGTAATCCAGAACCGCGCGGTTATCGCCATCATAAGCCGACACCGGCTTTTCCGTTTTCAGGCGATTGCCCACGTCAGACCCGGCCTGGTCATAGGCCAGCACCGTTCCCGCCGCCAGGTACTCATGGTAAATCTCTGGCAGCCCCACCACAAACCCGTGCCCGGCGAGGAATGCAGCGGTGCGGACGATGGGGCCTGTGAGCTGGAAGATCTCTGAGTGAAAGAGCAGCCCAGGGTAGCGCCCGGCGGCGGCAGGCCGCAGGATGAGGGTGCGCATGGGCCCGGTGGGCGTGGGGAGTTCGACGATTTCAGGTTCGCGGAGGGTCATGGGTGAGAGGGGAAAAAAGGAGGGCAGCGGGGAAAGCGGGCGCGTTTGCGGCCATGGTGGCAGGAGATGGGCCGGGTGACAAGAGGCGGGTGCGACAGGGCATGCAGGGGATCTCTTCATTCTCCCTGCAATGCATTTCCTGATTGCCACGTTGGTATGCCTGCTTCACTCTCCGCGCCCATGAGCCAAACAGCCCTCTCTCCCAACGATAACGACCCGTGGTACAAACACCTGACGCCGTATCACTGGTTTGTGTTCATCGTGGCCTCCCTGGCGTGGTTGTTTGACTGCCTGGACCAGCAGCTTTTCCTCCTGGCGCGAAATTCGGCGATGAAGGCCCTGCTGCCGCCGGACATGGACCCGATCAAATACGGCGGTTACGCCACCTCCATCTTCGTGGCCGGCTGGGCCACCGGGGGCCTCATCTTTGGTTCCGTGGGGGACCGCATCGGCCGGGCAAAGACGCTCACGCTGACGGTGCTGATTTATTCCGTCTGCACGGGTCTTTCCGCCTTTTCCAAAGGGTGGGTGGACTTTGCCATTTACCGCTTCCTCACCGGCCTGGGCGTGGGTGGGGTCTTCGGCCTGGCCGTGGCCCTGGTGGCAGACACGCTGCCTGACCGCGCCCGCACCGGCGCCCTGGGCACCCTGCAGGCGCTGTCCGCCGTGGGGAACGTCACCGCCGGTCTCGTCAGCATGCTGATGGGCCGCCTGGAGCAGACGAAGGTGATCGAGGCGGGCGTGTCCTGGAAGTACATGTTCCTCGTCGGTGCCCTGCCCGCATTCCTGTGCGTGTTCATCCAGATCCGCCTGAAGGAGCCTGAAAAGTGGGTGAAAGCGCGCGCCGCCGGCAAGGCAGCCGGGGTGAAATTCGGCTCATACTCAGCCCTGCTGGGGGATGTGCGCTGGCGCAAAAATGCGCTGCTGGGCATGGTGCTCTGCATCGCGGGGGTGATCGGCCTGTGGGGCATCGGCTTCTTCAGCCCTGAGCTGGTGGGGGATGTGATGCAGCGTTCTCTGGAGGCGGAAGGCGTGCCTGCGGCTGAGATCGCGGGTCAAAAGACTTACTGGATCGGCGTGAACTCCATCGTCCAAAACATCGGCGCCTTCATCGGCATGCTGCTGTTCACCAAATTCGCGCAGAGCCTGGGGCGGAAAAAAGCCTTCGCCATCGCCTACATCGCGGCCTTGGTGGCCACCGTCGGTTACTTCCAGCTTTTCAATGGCCGGGGTGACATCTGGATGAGCGCCATCATGGGTGGCTGCCAGCTCGCCCTGTTTGCCGGGTTTGCCATTTACCTGCCAGAGCTCTTCCCCACCAGCCTGCGCAGCACCGGCACGAGCTTCTGCTACAACGTGGGCCGTTTTGTGGCGGCCAGCGGTCCCTTCACCCTCGGCACTCTGCAGGCCGGACTGAAGGCAGGCGCGACGACGCCCGAGGCGAAGCTGGAGGCCTTCCGCAATGCCTGCTCTTACATGAGCGCGATCTTCCTCCTCGGTCTGGTGGCCCTGCTGTTCCTGCCTGAGACCAAAGGCCGCGCCATGCCGGAAGATTGATCCCGCGACGGTGCCGTGATTTTTTTCGGAGAAGCCCAGGTCTGTCACAGGCCTGGGTTTTTTCGTAGCTAGGCCACCCGGAAAGCTCAGGGAAGCCCCCTCGCTCAGAGCCCCAGGATGCCCCGTCTCCCGAACGACACCGCCCGCCCTGCCCTCTGTCCCCCGCTGCCGGAGGCACCGCAGCAGGTAGCCCGGGGTCAAGTGAGTCCCGCGTGAGGGACGAACGCACCCCTGGTGGTGCAAAGACGTCGCCCCACGCAAGGTCGCATCCTGGAGGGATGCCAGCGGTGTGGTCTCGGTCTAACATCTCTGGGGTGGGGGGGTGGGTCCGAGGGCGCTTCTCGCGCCCCTCCAGGGCGCGGTAGGTGTGGATGCGTTGTTGGTTAGGCGGGGGTCCGGGGGTTCTCGCTCGCCAAGCCTCGCTGCACCCCCGGCTATTGTTCTTTCGCCCCTCCGGGGCGGGGGAGGGTGCCAGGCGGAAAGGTAGGGCGCAGGGTCCCCAGGCGCAGCGGGTTGGGGGAACGGCCCCGTCCGCAAGTACAGTATTCATCACTCTCCGAGTGATGCGTCCGCCCCTGGCATCGGCAAGGCGTGAGCGCTTCCAGCCCTCTTTCTCCCCGCTCGCTGAGGCCAAGATGGCCTCACTCCTGGGGTGCTTCAGCCGTCGCTGAGGGGGAAGTGGGGGCGGGCGTGGCTTTGGTGTGGCTTCGAGCTTCAAAGACCACCTGCTGGCGCAGGCGGCTACGGGGGGAGCGCTGAGGCCAGGATGGCCTCACTCCTTGAGCCCGCCTCCATCCGCCCCCTTGCGCACTCCCCGCCCCGGAGGGGCGAAAGAAGAGGAGCCGGGGGTGGAGCGAGGCTTGGCGAGCGGGAACCCCCGGATGGGTGGAATAACCAACGATGTGGTCAGAGGTGCGCCCTGGAGGGGCGCGAGAAGGGGCGATTGCACCCCCGATTCACCCCGGGGATGTTAGACCAAGCGCACGCCGCTGGCATCCTTCCAGGATGCGACCTTGAGTTAGGCGACGTCTTTGTACCACCAGGGGTGCGTTCGTCCCGCAGGCGGGACTCACTTTACCCCTGGCTATCGGCTGCGATGCCTCCGGCATCGGGGGGAGGCGAGGGGCGACGGCATCACTCGGAGAATGATTCATCCTGTACTGCCAAGGAGGCGAACGGGGGTGGGGGAGGTGTCCGTGCGCGCTGGGGGAGTTCGGCGAATAGGATATTCGCGCTCCAGTCGGGGGTGTGCGGGGGCGTGAGGAGTTGAGGGGTGGGCGTGAGAGTGGGGGCACGCTTCTCGCGCCCCTCCAGGGCGCAGGTACAGTATTCATCACTCTACGAGTGATGCGTTCGCCCCACACAGGGTGGTCCGCCCCCTCCGAACGAGCCCTGGAAGCGTTGGGCAGGTGAGGCGAACGAGGGTGGCTTAGGTGTTCGTACGCGCTGGGGGAGTTAGGCGAATAGGATATTCGCGCTCCGGTCGGGGGTGTGCGGGGGCGTGGGGAGGTGAGGGGTGGGCGGTTGGGTCCGAGTGCGCTTCTCGCGCCCCTCCAGGGCGCGGTAGGTGTGGATGCGTTGTTGGTTAGGCGGGGGTCCGGGGGTTCTCGCTCGCCAAGCCTCGCTGCACCCCCGGCTATTGTTCTTTCGCCCCTCCGGGGCGGGGGAGGGTGCGAAGCCGCGAAGCGAATGTCCGCGCCCCTCCGGGGCGGTGCAAGGCGGAAAGGTAGGGCGCAGGGTCCCCAGGCGCAGCGGGTTGGGGGCCAGGGGGGCAAAGGGGGCTGTGAGGTCGTCTGCGGCAGTACAGTATTCATCACTCTCCGAGTGATGCCGTTCGCCCCACACAGGATGGTCCGCCCCCTTCCGCCCTTCCACCTTCCGCTTTCCCGCCCCCCCATTTCCTTCCGCCTGCTTGCGCGCGGCCGGCGTATTGTTTACTTCAACCCCAGGGCTTGTTTGACAAGCTGCACGCCCACCCCTTCATTACCTCACCATGTCTCACCCCGAAGATTTCCCCAGCTCCATCTCCCCCAGCAACTACATTTATCCTACCGTCATTGAGACCGAAGGCCGCAATGAACGCCAGTATGATATTTTCTCCCGCCTGCTCAAGGATCGCATCATCTTCCTAGGCAGCGACGTGAATGACCAAGTCGCCAACGTCATCATCGCCCAGTTCCTCTTCCTCCAGATGGCGGACCCGAAGAAGGACATCCACTTTTACATCAACAGCCCCGGCGGCTCCGTCACCGCCGGCCTCGCCATCTATGACACCATGCAGTTCGTCACCTGCGACGTGAACACCTACTGCATCGGCATTTGCGCCAGCATGGGCGCCGTCCTCCTGGCCTCCGGCACCAAGGGCAAACGTTTCGCCCTGCCGAACAGCGACATCATGATCCACCAGGTCTCCGGGGGTGCCCGTGGTACCGCGAGCGATGTGGAGCGCACCGTGGACTTCATGTACAAACTGAAGCGCCGGCTCAATCGCATCCTCGCCCACCACTGCGGCAAGACCCCCGAAGTCATCGAGCGCGATGCTGACCGCGACAATTACATGAGCGCCGAAGAAGCCGCCGCTTACGGCCTGGTGGACAAAGTCCTCCAGAGCAATCGCGAGCTCATGGCCCACACCGCCGCTTAAGCTCCCCCCCGCCGAGTCGCGCGAATTTTTTTTCCGCGCTCAGCTCCCGCCGCTGTGGGTTCCCCCCCCCAGCGGCCTCGGGCATCCTTTTCAGCAGAGCCGCGCGCCCTTTTGACCGGGCACGGCTCTTGCTAAAGACAGCCCTGTTACCGTGGTAGATGCGCCTTTTCTTAGGCGTATTCAGCGTCACGCCTGCTTGACGCCCCCACCCCCTTCATGTCACACTGAATTATGCCTCGCGCCTCGACAGTTACCCTGTGCTCCTTTTGCGGCAAAAGCCATGCGGA
It contains:
- a CDS encoding MFS transporter, which produces MPASLSAPMSQTALSPNDNDPWYKHLTPYHWFVFIVASLAWLFDCLDQQLFLLARNSAMKALLPPDMDPIKYGGYATSIFVAGWATGGLIFGSVGDRIGRAKTLTLTVLIYSVCTGLSAFSKGWVDFAIYRFLTGLGVGGVFGLAVALVADTLPDRARTGALGTLQALSAVGNVTAGLVSMLMGRLEQTKVIEAGVSWKYMFLVGALPAFLCVFIQIRLKEPEKWVKARAAGKAAGVKFGSYSALLGDVRWRKNALLGMVLCIAGVIGLWGIGFFSPELVGDVMQRSLEAEGVPAAEIAGQKTYWIGVNSIVQNIGAFIGMLLFTKFAQSLGRKKAFAIAYIAALVATVGYFQLFNGRGDIWMSAIMGGCQLALFAGFAIYLPELFPTSLRSTGTSFCYNVGRFVAASGPFTLGTLQAGLKAGATTPEAKLEAFRNACSYMSAIFLLGLVALLFLPETKGRAMPED
- a CDS encoding ATP-dependent Clp protease proteolytic subunit; this translates as MSHPEDFPSSISPSNYIYPTVIETEGRNERQYDIFSRLLKDRIIFLGSDVNDQVANVIIAQFLFLQMADPKKDIHFYINSPGGSVTAGLAIYDTMQFVTCDVNTYCIGICASMGAVLLASGTKGKRFALPNSDIMIHQVSGGARGTASDVERTVDFMYKLKRRLNRILAHHCGKTPEVIERDADRDNYMSAEEAAAYGLVDKVLQSNRELMAHTAA
- a CDS encoding dienelactone hydrolase family protein; translated protein: MTLREPEIVELPTPTGPMRTLILRPAAAGRYPGLLFHSEIFQLTGPIVRTAAFLAGHGFVVGLPEIYHEYLAAGTVLAYDQAGSDVGNRLKTEKPVSAYDGDNRAVLDYLKGHEACTGRLGSFGPCIGGHLTYRAALQPDVAAAACFYPTDLHKRSLGAGMNDDSLARAAEIAGELMLVFGRQDPHVPAEGRALIYQTLTAAGVNFTWHEFNAAHAFLRDEGLRYDAELARQALGMTVDFFRRCLA